One Bufo gargarizans isolate SCDJY-AF-19 chromosome 3, ASM1485885v1, whole genome shotgun sequence DNA segment encodes these proteins:
- the LOC122931180 gene encoding zinc finger protein 771-like isoform X1, giving the protein MKMGGDEMTQKILTVTLEIIYLLTGQDYGPINKSTQHGGRSEIRRTTAQPLPSSQRNLKRILDLTNKIIELLMREEWEYLGHKDLYRDVMMQTQPSLTSPDGSSKRITLKRRLSPDDPRESTGSSHSIPQDYQVESLKAIKVEAEETEVEEDEPCKEEEEEEETPTDISTDGSSKKNTSERRSSPDDPPQSRQESHSFPKDEQVGSLKLVKGEVEETEDWGDKSYQMETPTYVYPGASSMSIRSKGCCSLDDPQESAEERHRVLEEDQDESLRIIKVEAKEVRVLGKEQCKQKKSANVSPVSTTHSNIYTCTDCGKGFPFKSKLIRHRRTHTGEAPYSCPDCGKCFKHKTSLVDHQRIHTGEKPFACSYCGQTFAHRSTVLDHERTHTGSKPFSCSECGQSFTMRSTYVNHMRLHTGEKPFSCSDCGKCFAQKSAHDKHRYLHTGEKPFPCAECGKTFSGRSLLAEHERTHTGERPFSCSECGKSFSHRSTLTTHKLTHSGMKMFSCPQCDKSFTTKKALARHWSTHIGLQ; this is encoded by the exons ATGAAGATGGGCGGTGATGAGATGACCCAGAAAATACTGACTGTCACCCTGGAGATCATCTACCTGCTGACCGGACAG GATTATGGTCCCATAAATAAGTCCACCCAGCATGGAGGACGGAGTGAGATCCGGAGAACCACCGCGCAGCCTTTGCCTTCCTCCCAGAGAAACCTCAAGAGGATCCTGGACCTGACCAAcaagatcattgagctgctgatgcGAGAG GAGTGGGAATATTTaggacacaaggacctgtacAGAGACGTCATGATGCAGACTCAGCCATCCCTTACATCACCAG ATGGGTCCAGTAAGAGAATCACATTAAAGAGACGTCTCAGTCCTGATGATCCACGAGAATCTACAGGGTCAAGTCACAGCATCCCCCAGGATTATCAG GTTGAAAGCTTAAAAGCTATTAAGGTGGAAGCTGAAGAgacagaggtggaggaggatgagccgtgcaaggaggaggaggaggaggaggagaccccTACAGATATCTCTACAG ATGGGTCCAGTAAGAAAAACACATCGGAAAGGCGTTCCAGCCCGGACGATCCACCGCAGTCTAGACAGGAAAGTCACAGCTTCCCGAAGGATGAGCAG GTTGGAAGCTTAAAACTTGTCAAAGGAGAAGTTGAAGAGACAGAAGATTGGGGGGATAAGTCATACCAGATGGAGACCCCTACATATGTCTATCCAG GTGCGTCAAGTATGAGTATCAGATCAAAAGGATGCTGCAGTCTGGATGATCCACAGGAGTCTGCAGAGGAAAGGCACAGAGTCCTGGAGGAGGATCAG GACGAAAGTTTAAGAATTATCAAAGTAGAAGCTAAAGAGGTACGAGTTTTGGGGAAAGAGCAGTGTAAACAGAAGAAAAGTGCAAATGTCAGCCCAG TGTCAACCACCCATAGTAATATATACACATGCACGGACTGTGGTAAAGGCTTCCCATTTAAATCAAAGCTGATTCGGCATAGACGGACTCACACGGGAGAGGCGCCGTATTCATGTCCTGACTGCGGCAAATGCTTTAAACATAAAACATCGCTCGTCGATCACCAGAGAATCCACACGGGAGAGAAGCCCTTTGCATGTTCTTACTGCGGACAGACATTTGCCCACAGGTCCACCGTTCTGGACCACGAGAGGACTCACACGGGCAGTAAGCCCTTCTCCTGCTCTGAATGTGGCCAGAGCTTCACCATGAGATCCACGTACGTGAACCACATGAGACTACACACGGGGGAGAAGCCATTCTCTTGTTCCGATTGTGGTAAATGCTTTGCACAGAAATCTGCACATGACAAACACCGGTACCTTCACACTGGAGAGAAGCCGTTCCCCTGTGCCGAGTGCGGGAAGACTTTTTCGGGGAGATCGCTTCTTGCAGAACACGAGAGGACTCACACGGGGGAGCGGCcgttttcatgttctgaatgcgGCAAATCCTTTTCTCACAGATCTACCCTGACCACACACAAGTTAACTCACTCGGGGATGAAGATGTTCTCCTGCCCTCAGTGCGACAAGTCCTTCACTACCAAAAAAGCTCTTGCAAGACACTGGTCAACCCATATCGGGCTCCAGTAA
- the LOC122931180 gene encoding gastrula zinc finger protein XlCGF66.1-like isoform X2 has translation MKMGGDEMTQKILTVTLEIIYLLTGQDYGPINKSTQHGGRSEIRRTTAQPLPSSQRNLKRILDLTNKIIELLMREEWEYLGHKDLYRDVMMQTQPSLTSPDGSSKRITLKRRLSPDDPRESTGSSHSIPQDYQVESLKAIKVEAEETEVEEDEPCKEEEEEEETPTDISTDGSSKKNTSERRSSPDDPPQSRQESHSFPKDEQVGSLKLVKGEVEETEDWGDKSYQMETPTYVYPGASSMSIRSKGCCSLDDPQESAEERHRVLEEDQDESLRIIKVEAKECQPPIVIYTHARTVVKASHLNQS, from the exons ATGAAGATGGGCGGTGATGAGATGACCCAGAAAATACTGACTGTCACCCTGGAGATCATCTACCTGCTGACCGGACAG GATTATGGTCCCATAAATAAGTCCACCCAGCATGGAGGACGGAGTGAGATCCGGAGAACCACCGCGCAGCCTTTGCCTTCCTCCCAGAGAAACCTCAAGAGGATCCTGGACCTGACCAAcaagatcattgagctgctgatgcGAGAG GAGTGGGAATATTTaggacacaaggacctgtacAGAGACGTCATGATGCAGACTCAGCCATCCCTTACATCACCAG ATGGGTCCAGTAAGAGAATCACATTAAAGAGACGTCTCAGTCCTGATGATCCACGAGAATCTACAGGGTCAAGTCACAGCATCCCCCAGGATTATCAG GTTGAAAGCTTAAAAGCTATTAAGGTGGAAGCTGAAGAgacagaggtggaggaggatgagccgtgcaaggaggaggaggaggaggaggagaccccTACAGATATCTCTACAG ATGGGTCCAGTAAGAAAAACACATCGGAAAGGCGTTCCAGCCCGGACGATCCACCGCAGTCTAGACAGGAAAGTCACAGCTTCCCGAAGGATGAGCAG GTTGGAAGCTTAAAACTTGTCAAAGGAGAAGTTGAAGAGACAGAAGATTGGGGGGATAAGTCATACCAGATGGAGACCCCTACATATGTCTATCCAG GTGCGTCAAGTATGAGTATCAGATCAAAAGGATGCTGCAGTCTGGATGATCCACAGGAGTCTGCAGAGGAAAGGCACAGAGTCCTGGAGGAGGATCAG GACGAAAGTTTAAGAATTATCAAAGTAGAAGCTAAAGAG TGTCAACCACCCATAGTAATATATACACATGCACGGACTGTGGTAAAGGCTTCCCATTTAAATCAAAGCTGA